A window from uncultured Desulfobacter sp. encodes these proteins:
- a CDS encoding response regulator, which yields MFSLKHLSISRAFYLLMVIVIFGPTATIGTVLLVMDKNKLEAKNLKYQEDTANIIASAMQQPLYDFTPGIDLPLINYMLQDERILAIRVYDFEELPFSNYSSGNTSQKNYTTKTKDVIFDKRVIGRIEVDFSDDIQTQIYEVFGITLLIFIVPLAISSVIFLKFIRYKILNPIQYLKKHASKIARNELDEPIQQFSNDEFGKLSQSFEVMRKTLKKQLLTLDKRVQEKTHALNDLNQSLMDRNIELEKAKQTAEAAEKSKSEFLANMSHEIRTPMNAIIGMSHLALNTDLTFKQRDYVNKIDAAANSLLGLINDILDFSKIEAGKLDIESVQFDIDDVMAAAADLTTIKTSEKGLELLVHISPDVPRSLIGDPLRLKQILVNLAGNACKFTEQGEVELSCTLDEQAEHDKVVLRFCVRDTGIGMTQEQQDSLFHAFTQADNSFTRKYGGTGLGLTISKRLSELMGGGIGVASEYGKGSTFFFTVRLTVDNKQETRKQVTADDALHQKKVLVIDDNETARGIFQSYLENMGFRVETVDSGQAGLDCIERSVKTDPFEIILLDWKMPAMDGMETCGRIHLMANLWPTPKIIMATAYGRAEARNQGQKNGLDGFVTKPVTQSTLYDAIMAAYGRNVISKPQRLDGYMTKAKMRHGARILLAEDNEINQQIALEILESAGLSVDVANDGQEAVDAVKAQKYDLVLMDIQMPIMNGMQATARIREFKTATQLPIIAMTAHAMAGDREKSLAVGMQDHVTKPIDPKALFNAIIRWIPPVTQTRSKEFKTVAGDKKTKETDRDVLPPELPGFDMDSGLRRVGGNRELYRKLLVKVHQDYADATVKLHDLIKKNKMEEARLFVHSIKGVAGNLGADALQSASLEVEMRLKKGAAPDDALLEIFTREMETIQNGLKTIQH from the coding sequence ATGTTCTCATTGAAACATCTATCCATTTCCCGTGCGTTCTACCTTTTGATGGTCATTGTCATATTTGGGCCAACGGCAACCATCGGAACGGTTCTTCTCGTCATGGACAAAAACAAACTGGAAGCGAAAAACCTAAAATATCAAGAAGATACGGCAAATATTATTGCATCGGCCATGCAGCAGCCCCTTTATGATTTTACCCCCGGAATTGATCTGCCGCTCATTAATTATATGCTCCAGGATGAACGGATTCTGGCCATCCGGGTCTATGATTTTGAAGAACTGCCCTTTTCAAACTATTCTTCCGGCAATACGTCACAGAAAAACTACACGACTAAAACCAAGGATGTGATCTTTGACAAACGGGTGATCGGCAGAATAGAAGTTGATTTCAGTGATGATATTCAAACCCAGATTTATGAAGTTTTTGGTATAACCCTTTTGATCTTTATCGTGCCTTTGGCAATCTCATCCGTTATATTTTTAAAATTCATCCGATATAAAATTCTCAATCCGATCCAGTATCTTAAAAAACATGCCAGTAAAATTGCCCGCAACGAACTGGATGAACCCATTCAACAATTCAGCAATGATGAGTTTGGCAAGCTGTCCCAATCCTTTGAGGTGATGAGGAAAACCCTGAAAAAACAGCTCCTCACACTGGACAAACGCGTACAGGAAAAAACCCATGCCTTGAATGATCTTAACCAGTCCCTGATGGATCGAAATATCGAACTTGAAAAGGCGAAACAAACCGCAGAAGCAGCTGAAAAGTCCAAATCGGAATTCCTGGCAAACATGAGCCATGAAATCCGCACGCCCATGAATGCCATTATCGGGATGAGCCATCTGGCACTGAATACCGATTTGACCTTCAAACAGCGGGATTATGTCAATAAAATCGACGCGGCCGCCAATTCACTGCTGGGTCTGATCAACGACATTCTGGATTTTTCCAAAATTGAAGCCGGCAAGCTGGACATTGAATCCGTGCAATTCGATATCGACGATGTGATGGCTGCCGCAGCGGACCTGACCACCATCAAGACATCGGAAAAGGGACTGGAACTGCTTGTGCATATCTCTCCAGACGTCCCGCGCAGCCTCATCGGAGATCCCCTGCGCTTAAAACAGATTCTGGTGAATTTAGCGGGCAATGCATGCAAATTCACAGAGCAAGGAGAGGTGGAGCTCTCCTGCACATTGGATGAACAGGCGGAACACGACAAGGTTGTCCTGCGTTTTTGCGTGCGGGACACCGGCATCGGCATGACCCAGGAACAACAGGACAGCCTGTTTCATGCCTTTACCCAGGCCGACAACTCCTTTACCCGAAAATACGGCGGAACCGGGTTGGGACTTACCATCTCCAAACGCCTTTCAGAATTAATGGGGGGGGGTATCGGCGTCGCGTCTGAATATGGCAAGGGGTCCACCTTCTTTTTTACAGTACGCCTCACCGTGGATAATAAACAGGAGACGCGCAAGCAGGTAACGGCTGACGATGCCCTGCATCAGAAAAAAGTACTCGTCATTGATGACAACGAGACAGCCAGGGGAATTTTCCAATCGTATCTTGAAAATATGGGATTCAGGGTCGAAACCGTTGACAGCGGCCAGGCAGGACTTGACTGCATTGAAAGGTCAGTGAAGACCGATCCCTTTGAAATTATTTTGCTGGACTGGAAAATGCCGGCAATGGACGGGATGGAAACCTGTGGCAGGATTCATCTCATGGCAAACCTGTGGCCAACGCCCAAGATCATAATGGCAACGGCCTACGGCAGGGCAGAAGCCCGGAATCAGGGGCAAAAAAACGGATTGGACGGATTTGTGACAAAACCTGTGACCCAATCCACCCTTTACGACGCCATTATGGCCGCCTATGGCCGAAACGTGATCAGCAAGCCCCAAAGGCTTGATGGTTACATGACCAAGGCAAAAATGAGACATGGGGCCCGCATACTATTGGCGGAAGATAATGAAATCAATCAACAGATCGCATTGGAAATCCTGGAGAGTGCCGGGTTGAGCGTGGATGTGGCAAACGATGGCCAAGAGGCCGTGGATGCGGTAAAAGCCCAAAAATATGATCTTGTGCTCATGGACATTCAGATGCCCATAATGAATGGAATGCAGGCCACGGCCAGGATTCGTGAATTCAAAACAGCCACACAGCTGCCCATCATCGCCATGACGGCCCACGCCATGGCCGGAGACCGGGAAAAAAGCCTTGCTGTGGGCATGCAGGACCATGTGACCAAACCCATTGACCCCAAGGCGTTGTTCAATGCGATAATCCGCTGGATTCCCCCCGTAACCCAAACACGTTCAAAAGAATTCAAAACGGTTGCAGGAGATAAAAAAACCAAAGAAACCGACCGGGATGTTCTGCCGCCGGAACTGCCGGGGTTTGACATGGATAGCGGTTTACGGCGGGTAGGCGGAAACCGTGAACTATACCGAAAACTGCTTGTCAAAGTGCATCAAGATTATGCCGATGCCACCGTAAAACTCCATGATTTAATTAAAAAAAATAAAATGGAAGAGGCCCGGCTTTTTGTACACTCGATCAAAGGTGTGGCCGGAAATCTGGGGGCGGATGCATTACAGTCCGCAAGCCTGGAGGTAGAGATGCGCCTGAAAAAGGGCGCGGCACCGGATGATGCACTGTTGGAAATTTTCACCCGTGAAATGGAAACCATTCAAAATGGGCTTAAAACGATTCAGCATTAA
- a CDS encoding OmpA family protein, translated as MKCSREHTTRSIRFLIALILATAGFLAFSLSISSTAMATDADTIEQQTPSTEAQNSVVPEAVATETQNVDAPVLDTEAAAGGTDAQVSETDANSVEQSAVPADAEQTVSEEDKQQFLARQIFFAFNSCTLDEQAQVVVREQAAWLAANPDVSVQIVGYCDQSGSKDYNMALGKKRANAVKNSLENLGISPQRLTEVSYGEQSPVRTTTNQAAARINRRVEFKIQPAA; from the coding sequence ATGAAATGCAGTAGAGAACACACAACACGTTCGATTCGGTTTTTAATCGCTTTGATCCTGGCAACCGCAGGATTTTTGGCTTTCTCGCTTTCAATATCTTCCACAGCCATGGCAACCGATGCCGATACCATTGAACAGCAGACGCCTTCAACCGAAGCACAGAATTCCGTGGTGCCCGAGGCCGTTGCCACGGAAACCCAGAATGTTGACGCCCCTGTTCTTGACACAGAGGCTGCTGCCGGCGGGACTGATGCTCAGGTGTCTGAAACCGATGCAAATTCAGTTGAGCAAAGTGCCGTGCCTGCAGATGCGGAACAAACCGTTTCAGAGGAAGACAAGCAGCAGTTTTTAGCCCGGCAGATCTTTTTTGCCTTTAACAGCTGCACATTGGATGAGCAGGCCCAGGTCGTGGTACGGGAACAGGCCGCGTGGCTGGCGGCCAATCCGGATGTCAGTGTTCAGATTGTAGGCTACTGCGATCAAAGCGGCTCCAAAGATTACAACATGGCCCTGGGTAAAAAAAGGGCCAATGCCGTAAAAAATTCTCTTGAAAATCTTGGGATTTCTCCCCAGCGCCTGACCGAGGTCAGCTATGGGGAACAGTCTCCCGTCCGCACCACAACGAATCAGGCAGCCGCCCGGATCAACCGGCGGGTTGAGTTTAAAATTCAACCGGCAGCCTGA
- a CDS encoding DUF3124 domain-containing protein — protein sequence MKTKRYLAGYLMLFIGVTLWAKGTALTQELSTLSKGQKIYVPAYSHIYTGNRQIPSFLTVTLSIRNTDMAHGIEIVSVDYHDTKGTRIKSYLPAPVFLNALESVRYVVDYDDKTGGSGANFIVEWRSETPVNPPIMETIMIGSRSSFTSRGQALITR from the coding sequence ATGAAGACAAAAAGATACTTAGCGGGTTACCTGATGTTGTTCATTGGCGTGACTTTGTGGGCAAAAGGAACGGCACTTACCCAGGAACTGTCAACGCTATCAAAGGGACAAAAGATCTATGTTCCGGCATATTCACATATTTACACGGGGAACAGACAAATTCCTTCGTTTTTAACCGTGACGTTAAGCATTCGCAATACGGACATGGCACACGGCATTGAGATTGTTTCCGTGGATTACCACGACACCAAAGGAACACGGATCAAAAGCTATCTGCCCGCCCCTGTTTTTCTCAACGCCCTTGAATCGGTGCGCTATGTCGTGGACTATGATGACAAGACCGGGGGGTCCGGGGCGAATTTCATTGTTGAATGGAGATCTGAAACCCCAGTGAATCCACCGATCATGGAGACCATCATGATCGGCTCCAGGTCATCTTTTACATCCCGGGGACAGGCCCTTATTACCCGATAG
- a CDS encoding STAS domain-containing protein translates to MDININEHPDALVVSVAGRIDASNSPEIEKEIATHTAAARTVVVLDLQGMEYMSSAGLRVVLISAKNLKAKGQDLFISGLNGSVKDVFELSGFYSIFRIFQTVEEALSAIG, encoded by the coding sequence ATGGATATAAATATAAACGAACATCCTGATGCACTTGTTGTTTCGGTTGCAGGAAGAATAGATGCATCTAATTCCCCGGAGATTGAAAAAGAGATTGCGACACACACTGCAGCTGCTCGGACCGTTGTCGTCCTGGATCTCCAGGGCATGGAATACATGAGCAGCGCAGGGCTTAGAGTGGTCCTCATATCAGCCAAAAATCTAAAGGCAAAGGGGCAGGATCTTTTTATTTCCGGGTTGAACGGATCTGTCAAGGATGTGTTTGAACTGTCAGGGTTTTATTCCATTTTTAGAATATTTCAAACCGTTGAAGAGGCGTTAAGCGCTATCGGGTAA
- a CDS encoding ATP-binding protein, with the protein MEIKTFKPEIESVYRIQKFVKSGLSLEAANKRKCFAIDLIIEELVVNIATYGTKDIKTGVIDVCIDIEDETLYIAISDNGPAFNPLKEKDPDIFVPLEDRQVGGLGIYLVKQFVKDIQYERKDHKNLIRLWIA; encoded by the coding sequence ATGGAAATAAAAACTTTTAAACCTGAAATTGAATCTGTTTACCGTATCCAGAAATTTGTTAAATCCGGCCTTTCTTTGGAAGCGGCCAATAAAAGAAAATGCTTCGCCATTGACCTGATCATTGAGGAACTGGTTGTAAATATTGCAACCTACGGAACAAAAGATATAAAAACCGGCGTTATTGACGTTTGTATAGACATTGAGGATGAAACCTTATATATAGCCATTTCGGATAATGGCCCGGCGTTTAATCCCCTTAAAGAAAAAGATCCTGATATATTTGTGCCCCTTGAAGACAGACAAGTAGGGGGACTGGGTATTTACCTTGTAAAGCAGTTTGTAAAAGATATCCAGTATGAGAGAAAGGATCATAAAAATTTAATCCGGCTCTGGATTGCCTGA
- a CDS encoding SpoIIE family protein phosphatase gives MFSTIKGKILFAVILVMVISTTVNIFFTHRDVGNAMLTAQKDSALNILHSLDLIIEGDYHNLLKEKRSLTLLKRSQLKDTARVIASVFDGFAAMDKSQGTRGLEHALSWLESAPFNNVNYYIIDAKSNVTASSDAQVNTGSFKALKDVKHRSIAEVMQFEHLSPRGDFAAFNLDQNEENASVLAYFRPFAPWSLTIGVSVDISQIQALAEKQEAQIISSLTDYTQGLKIADSGFVYIFAESGAALVPHGKNAPQAMDTMVNQLTGNLINDDIRQNASDEFSHFRYLPDTPDKSAREMIAHCYYFKPFKWYINVMIPLQEIKLPAQRLVIRQSLIIVIMFMAGLFAIILVISRIATPLQRLSAYARKIPKLDFTKPMDKSTPVDDLPEKYKDEVGDLAASFILMRHELSRNIQDLINITSARQRMESELGIAREIQLGMVPKTFPGQLEFDHMDLYATLQPAKEVGGDLYDFFQLDDDHVVFTLGDVSDKGVPAALFMVVTRTLIRVFSGKDVSPARMMTSINNVLSSDNPRAMFVTLIIGTLNIRTGEVIYANGGHNPPIIITQDEARFIECKKEPLVGAMPGIIYSNSTLTLSNGQGFMLYTDGVNEAMNKEGKQFSNQRMLDEVSRDRDLPSETIVHNLLNSISKHAGTAPQSDDIAMLIIKFQK, from the coding sequence ATGTTTTCAACGATTAAGGGGAAAATTTTATTTGCTGTCATTCTGGTCATGGTGATCTCTACAACGGTTAATATCTTTTTCACCCACCGGGATGTGGGTAACGCCATGCTGACAGCCCAGAAGGATTCGGCGTTGAACATCCTGCACTCCCTGGATTTAATTATTGAAGGCGATTACCACAATCTGTTAAAAGAGAAACGATCTTTAACCCTTTTAAAGAGAAGCCAGTTAAAGGACACGGCCAGGGTTATCGCATCGGTGTTTGACGGCTTTGCCGCCATGGATAAATCCCAGGGAACACGCGGACTTGAACACGCACTCTCCTGGCTTGAATCCGCCCCATTCAATAATGTTAATTACTACATCATCGATGCAAAATCCAACGTAACCGCATCTTCCGATGCCCAGGTTAACACCGGTTCTTTTAAAGCGTTAAAAGATGTCAAACACAGAAGCATCGCCGAGGTCATGCAATTTGAACACCTCTCTCCAAGGGGAGATTTTGCCGCGTTCAACCTTGATCAGAACGAAGAAAACGCGTCCGTACTTGCCTATTTCAGACCATTTGCCCCTTGGTCACTGACCATCGGCGTATCCGTGGATATCAGCCAGATTCAGGCATTGGCGGAAAAGCAAGAAGCGCAAATCATCTCCTCGCTGACCGATTATACCCAGGGCCTCAAGATTGCAGACAGCGGTTTTGTATATATTTTTGCAGAATCTGGTGCCGCGCTTGTGCCCCATGGGAAAAATGCGCCCCAGGCCATGGATACCATGGTCAACCAACTGACCGGCAATCTGATCAATGACGATATTCGTCAAAACGCATCGGATGAATTCTCACACTTTCGTTATCTGCCGGATACGCCGGATAAAAGCGCACGGGAGATGATCGCCCATTGTTATTATTTCAAGCCTTTTAAGTGGTACATCAACGTCATGATTCCTTTGCAGGAAATCAAACTGCCGGCCCAGCGACTGGTTATCCGGCAGAGCCTGATCATCGTAATCATGTTCATGGCCGGTCTTTTTGCCATTATCCTGGTCATCAGCCGCATTGCAACGCCTTTGCAGCGCCTGTCTGCCTATGCCAGAAAAATCCCCAAACTGGATTTTACCAAACCGATGGATAAGTCAACGCCGGTGGATGACCTGCCCGAAAAGTACAAAGACGAGGTGGGTGATCTGGCCGCGTCATTTATCCTCATGCGCCACGAACTAAGCCGGAACATCCAGGACCTGATCAACATTACCTCAGCCAGGCAGCGCATGGAAAGTGAACTGGGAATCGCCAGGGAGATCCAGTTGGGCATGGTGCCAAAGACCTTTCCCGGACAGCTTGAATTTGACCATATGGATCTGTACGCGACATTACAGCCGGCCAAGGAAGTCGGTGGAGATTTGTATGATTTCTTCCAACTTGATGACGATCATGTTGTGTTTACCTTAGGAGACGTTTCCGATAAAGGTGTCCCGGCAGCGCTTTTCATGGTGGTCACCCGCACCCTTATCCGGGTATTCAGCGGAAAAGACGTATCCCCTGCCCGAATGATGACCAGTATCAACAATGTCCTAAGCTCAGACAACCCCCGCGCCATGTTTGTAACGCTTATCATCGGGACCTTGAATATTAGGACAGGAGAGGTTATTTATGCCAATGGTGGACACAACCCGCCCATCATTATTACCCAGGACGAAGCACGTTTCATAGAATGCAAAAAGGAACCCCTTGTGGGTGCCATGCCGGGAATCATTTATTCAAACAGCACCCTGACCCTTAGCAATGGACAGGGATTCATGTTATACACGGATGGAGTTAACGAAGCCATGAACAAGGAAGGCAAACAATTTTCAAATCAGCGAATGCTTGATGAAGTCTCAAGAGATCGCGATCTGCCGTCGGAAACGATCGTACACAATCTTTTGAACAGCATCAGCAAACATGCAGGAACCGCCCCCCAATCCGATGATATTGCCATGTTGATTATCAAATTCCAAAAATAA